The DNA sequence tgatgatacTGATGATGGTGACAGAGGAACCTGGAGACAGAAACAGATTCAACAGATACAGAACAGGAACTGACCGaatacagcatcttcctacataATCATAGACATGCAttttgtagtgtgtatgtgtgtaaagtagctgggtccctggaggaatagtggttaggccacagcgctctcacagctgcggcccgggttcgattcccggccagagAACCAACTCCAGCTACTGGGGTTatgtgcaacagtgcgctctcagtgccagtcccaagcccggacaGAAATTGGGAAGggctgtgtcaggaagggcatccggcataacaactgtactaaataaaatacgcagaccagtgatccgctgtggtgacccctaatgggagcagccaaaagaggaacaacaacaatgtgTGTAAAGTAGAGTTGCTGGTCAgttcctgatttttttaaatgtctttgtgCTGGTCTAATGATGTCATTTCGCAGAAGAAGGACATTAGAACCTGCAGCATCCTGGAACCATACTGAGATCAAACCAGGAACCTTCCAGTTCCACTTATATTCCAGTTCCTGGTCTGAAGCCCTAACAGACAAGAACCGAGTGACTTATGTAAAATGAGTGAGTTCTTACTGAAATACACTGCAGAAGGGATTTCTTTCAGTGCTGCTGATGTCATCATAAAGGTGGCTCTTACTGGTTGAATGGTTGTGCTCAATcctgttatttaatatataaaatcacaaaaatccaTGACAcattagctgtttatagctttttAAAAGCTCATGACTGAGACAAGACTCTAATGCTGTCTGTACACACAGGTTTAGTTCTAGTGAGAATTAtttgtataaacatttattttcaaaatgacaaaaataaaagtttcaCCTGTAATATGTAGATACATCTCTGTAAAGTAGGAGTAATATCTGACTGACCCTGCTCCGTTCCACacgccaaataaataaaatacttcatcaGCTTCTCTCACGTCGCTGATGTTCACACTGAGAACTTTAGCACTTCTGTCATCAGAAATGGAGAATCTGCCGTTCTGGAATTTTGTGTTAGAATTAAGAATGACTTTGATTTTACTGTCGTCATCCACTGAGTCGACATATTTGCTGTTTCTCTCATACTCCCCTGGATATTTACAGGTGATGGTGATATTTTGCCCAAGATAAGCGTTCATTATTTTTGGCACCCCACAAGATGCATCTGTCAattatacaaacaaacaaaaaggcaaATAAATTGCAGTTCATAAGCTGCATAGATATGTAATACCCTGCACAGTTTATAACAGTACTAGCTCTATAATACCATATTAATGCTTTAATTTTGTGTGagtgataaaatatttcatagttTGTACTagtaaaaaaagatttaatttttactCACTATTATGAACTTTTAGGTTCACAGTGGAGTTGCTCTGATTCCCCAAACCAAATCTGTATGTTCCAGCATCCTGTGGCTTCAGCTTTCTGATCAATATTAAGAAGAAGTTTTTTGTGTTTGCATACAACATAAATCTTCCATCGTGAACTTGGTGGCGTTTGGTGTCAGCACGTATTATATCAGTGCAGTCTTTTCCTGTCACcttacaaatatatttactatTGTGGTCGTACCACTTTATATTAGAGATTATAATGACACTTCCTCCTGAGTAACCAATCACATCAGAGCAGTCTACTGGACCTGTCAATCAAAAGAAAATCTCACTTATGTCTGTAATATTCTCACAATATTCTCACAATCCAGTATAAATAACTTCATAtacagttactaaagatgaatatcTGACCTGAGATAATGTAGAGGATGACGATGATGAGAATCTTCATCCTGGAATGAAATTCAGCTCCACTTTACTTCTACTCCTTTACTTCTTTTGAAATATGCTCTGTCTATCCAACTGCGAAAAGTTCTGCTGATCCTCGCATCTACTTTGTGGTCCGATGTCTTTCTGCTTTTATAATTCTGATTTATTAAGTCATTTCCTCTTTGGTCACGATGCTGTATTCATCAGCGATGCAGATCTGCATGAAACCCACCCAGAGTACTTACTGACATACTGTTCACTTCTTTAAAATTATGTAATGGTGGTGAtacctgtctttctcttttctgttattATCATTTCTTCCTGTGCAATAAGAGATAGATGAGAGTGTCTGAATCAAGGCAGGCTGTTCCTGTTTAGCAATGGATGTCCCTTCATTTCCTTAGATTTTATTGCAGTAAACTGgtagcatttattattatatcatgaAACAATATATCcatttgatttttattacaaCAGGTTTGAATTAATTAGTGAGTTTGTTTTTActgatagagaaaaagaaagagaacctcatttacaaatatttaatttatcattcatcatttttttctgatcagggttgtcgtggatcctgagcctatcctgggaacactgggaatacaccctggatgggactgTAGTCTatctcagggcaccatacacacactcacacaagtattcacacctaggggcaaaaCATAGTAACAAGGTTTTGATTATATTTGGCTCCCCTTTGTAGCTGTAATTTgtatattgctttttttaattccaaGTGATCAGTAAATCTGATTGAAGATGACCTACACCTCGGGGCTCCCTATGTAAGTGTCCCCAGTTCTGGGCTGGTCACAGCTCTGAGGATTACCATCTTTCCAGTGCTTTCTTGCTTATTGAAAGAGGATCATACATGTATTCAGCagggttcaaacaaaaaaagcagcactTGAGGTTCAGTGAGATCATGTTGAGCTCCAGACCCAGCACAGCCCAAAACATATGAATCTGTTGAAGGTAGTAAGAGAAATTAATTCTGTCGTCTTCACTTCTGTgctttttaaattgtatataaatatcAGGGACAGCTTGGACTATCTGTCTCAGTTGAGACAATCAGCATTTCCTTCACATCACCTTAAAAACCTCTAAAGGCACTGCAACAGGTTTCTATAAGTGGACTCAGATGCTGGAATTAAAACTGGTAATAATGTCagagttttggtcctttttcagtgttttttttgttgtcatcttttttttccccactagatGTCACCCAGCCttagttttctttgttgtaattggTTTCATTGCTTTCATCTGTGTCTTGTTCccgttctgtgtatttaagccgtcccttttgcctttgttccccgcttggttattgttgtttccTAAGCCCCTGTTGTCTTTCTCGTTGCTTCTTTCGAGCTAAATATCTTCTGTGTTTTCCCCCTAGCGCCATCatcttgttttttgtcttttttccctttttctcttttttcattttttggctgttttcagTTCCCCTGCCTTGTCTTCGTTTTTGAGATCCTTTACCTTCTTGTTTCTCCccgttgttttatttttcttgacttttaataaatattcttgTGCACTACCTCGGCGTTTGCATCCCTGTGGCTCAACGGTAAAACGTCCGTCACGCCAGCGACCCGGGTTCGATCCCCAGTCCTGACAAATAACTAGTGGACTGATATGAATGCATGCATATGGTaattgcatgttctccccgttctttgggggtttcctccccctgtacaaaagacatgcactgtaggttgattggcatctctaaattgtctgtagtgtatgAAAgggtgtgcgagtgtgtgtgattgtcccctgccttgtgctccgaggcccctgggataggctccaggatccccatgaccctgtgtaggataactggcccagaaaatggatggatggatacataACATTTGTTCAGAGATCATGAGATCTTCAACTGTTTTCTTCTCAATGAAATACTAAAAACCCTTCCCTACTGCCACACAGTGGGAAATTCACACAGTGCATCCTGAAAGATACAGaaatagccttttttttcttcaaagctCATTTTAtctgatataaattttaattgtgagaaaaatcacacaacctctcacataaacacttttttacacTTAGTGAGATGGATCTGTGATGTCCGTGCAGTAGCCAAACAGTCAACTCGTAAAATTCATGGCACTCActgtgcagtgagtgtgcaaTGAGTGGTTAAAGACAACAACAGAGTTTGTCTAGAATGAGAGAAATTGAAAAAGTTAGGGGTGTCAATAAGGGTTTgagaaaatctatttaaaaaaaagttattgggAAAATAAATAGTTTCTGCAATTGTTTGAGTGTCaaaattaaattagtgtgagtaatgtttattcattttaattgtgAGTATTATTAATTTTGTCTTGTACTGATATTTTAAAGAGGGCTTTCCGTGTTCAGTCTTGTCAGTCAAAGTTCAGTCTTGAAGTCTCGCTGTAGTGTACAGGTTGTGTAGGCTGCAGACAGACACCATGCAGATTAGTCATGCACTCTGACAGTCACAATTTCTCTAAAACATCTAGTTCAGACAGTCAATAACAATAAGGCACTAGTTTTTACCAGGCTAGTGGACAGAGCCTGTGCTTGatccttttcttttctgactgaatgaatcagGAGCACTACACTATGCAGTATGTTCACTATATCTATACTATGTAGATAAAAAATTGCTAggcatatatttacatattactcTTTGCAGTCATAATTAAACTAACAACTTCATTAAATTTAGGAAacactgtgtttgttgtgttgttgcCAAGGTGCACCTGAAGGTTGCACTGTATTTCTAATTCTCATGAATGTTCTACAGATATAATGTCATGGTGCTTGAGGAAAGCACACAAAGTCCCCTCCAGCATTCTTGGAAGTCAGCTTGTCTGATCTGATctaatataaataacatcaaATTTGCTTACACTTTGTAGACAATGCCTTCAcaaaaaagaagacagagacagagagagaaagaacaaagggAGGCTGCTAAAGCCAGTGCAATATTGCAGAGCTGGATTCAAAGCTTCAGCAAACCAGCAGGTAAATCattatatagaatatttaaCAAACAGTTCGTCACACTGCAACTCCTGAAATGTATATTTCCCATCATAATCATTTGTCTTAGTTGGTAGTAATCTGTAACATATAgcatatttagaatattttatgaaaaccaCATTAACACTagtacacaaaaaaatataagtacatatatataaaaacctaATATAGTACAAATATTCTAAATGAGTTGTATCTTAGCCTAAAGCGGATATATGCTGTATAACAGTAAATATCTACAATAAAGTCTGAACTTTtagtgcacatttttttttttttttttttggttaaggTCACTGCCCCTCAAAATATATGCGCACTGCTCTTTAAAACAAGGTATTTAGATAAAAATAAGAAGGGACAGTCTTCACTTACAGTGCTGAGAAAAATGAATACTGTGTTTAAAGCAGAGTttggaaatgtgtttttatcaatagagaaagcaaaggagaaTTTCACTGACATATTGCAGATATACATTATTAAATAGAACATAGCACTCCTTCTTAAGCATCAACAGCATAATCAAAACAGAAAGTATAATGTGTTGAATGAGATTACAGCACTAAATATCTTCCCCGTTATCAGCTTGGCTAGTGACGCAGGTTCatatttaaactgtaataaagtaACTTCTAATAAcagaccagaataaagcaggtAACATCACATAAAATGGATAAATGGTTAAGATTCAATTAAGTAagcactataataataataataataataaataataataataataataataacaataataataactttgatcAGTCATTatacatcaataataatatttcatttatattgatTATAAGTTTCATGGCACCTTTCTTACAATCaacatcattttatataaaaaaaaaaagaaaaagaaaaacaacacgaaacacacacagacacacgcgcacacacacacacacatacacacatacacacacacacacagaaaatggcTAGCTGTCCTCCAGAAACTGTGCCTGTGATTGAACTAGCATGTCCTATAAAGAAGTGAAGAGAGACACACTACAGCGTTGGGACTTGAGCCACTACGATTCAACTCAGAACATTAAGAATAACAGAGTTCAACAGCTCAAACAGGAAGTCTGATTTGTGTACTGGTGCAGGTTCATATTTagttcattctgatgttttcaTACAAATTAGCCGAATCAGTGTTAAAATCAGAAGTAACCTGAAGgcagaaaaataaagataattgTCACTCTAATACTCTCACAGTAATGCATTCAGTGTTCAGTTTAATATTatcatgtgtttttatatgaaTGAGGAGATTTCTGAAATTATATTCACAATAAACTGCTTCAATATACCACATTATAGAATTATATCATATTCCAAAAACAAGCACTTATGAAAATAATGCTACACAGTTACTCgagaacactcacacacactcacacacccacatggAAACAGTTACTCACTGGATTATTGTCTCTCCTCTTGGATGAAGGAGTATAATCTGtaattgtacacacacaaaaaaaaacactcaacagctgtgtgtgtgtgtgtgtgtgtgtgtgtgtgtgtgtttgtgggtgggGACAAAATTtccccacaaggatagaaaTATTGAACAGTATTGATGTAACGGGGACATTGGCTGCTCTCCATGTGGAAAATGCGTTTTCACAAAAATGGCAactttaagaagaaaaaaactaaaacagtccaaggtcagcTCAATAGTCAATAGTCAGGcacattcatatacatatatgtgtgttcttgtgtgtgtgtgtgtatgtgtgtgtgtgtgtgtgtgtgtgtgtgcgaaatTTACCTTGTATTCTCTTGCATCTCAGTTTGTAGATGATCAGTGCAAATCCTCCAATCAGCAGCAgagccacacagacacacacactgatgatgatgatgacagagGAACCTGGAGACAGAAACAATACAGAACAGGAAAAGACCAAACACACCATCGTCATACATGAACAGTCTCCAGTCTTCAACACCCATCTTTTTGCACTGTCAGTCACAGACACAGCATTTCAAACGTGGTTTGATAGAGGCATAAAGACCATTGATGAGCTCTATGAAAATGGGGTGTTCTCATCCTTCACTGAACGCTTCGTATGGTTTGGTCTGCCCAACTCCAATTTGTTCTGCTTTTTTCAATTCAGACATTTTGTCCAAAAACAGTTTCCTCATTTCCCTAAAATACCTTCCCAAATCTCCAATAGACTTTTTTAAGACTTGACCCTTATTTAAAACACTGTATCTCTACTATCTATAAACTGATTAATACTACTAAGCTGAGTCTTCCTGCTCAGGTTAAGAATGATTGGGAAGAGAACTTGGGCACCGAGCTGCCTGAAGAAAAATGGGGCATGTTCATGAACTTGTTCACTCATTGTCAATATGTGCAAGGCATGGCTTGTTGCAATGCAAGATTTTACACAGGATCTATGATACTAATATCAAACTCATCAAGATATACTCCAGTGTTAGTGGCGCATACAGTCGATGCAAACACTCACCGGCTGATGTCATGCATATGCTGTAGGCATGTCCAAAACTATTTGATTACTGgactaaaatatttcaaatattgcAGAACGCCTTCAACGTAACCCTTGATCCAAATCCACTTTCAGCTATCTTTGGAGTGCCGTCTGAAATGGACTTTCCAGCACTGTTGCAGAAGGCTTGACATCTGATTATTTTAAAGTGGAAATTTGTTTCACCGTGGATTAAAGATGTGTTTACTTGCataaagctggaaaaaaaaattgattctcACTCACGGGCTCCTTAAAGACATTTGATAAGATATAGCATCCCTTTTTGGATAATGTATAGACagttaagcacacacacacacacacacacacacacacacacacacccttattatttttattgtttttattttagtttattatttatttatttttcaattatttttaagtttatgtattattttgttctaattttattttattgctgtgtattatattttacttcttaatttatgtaatttgttGGGGCTTTGTTAATTGGGGAAATAATCTTGCGAAATCTTAACTTGTGGTgaatatttctgttatttatacCCTTGCTATTCCGTGTAGAAAAATCcaataaagaaatttaaaaaaagagggagTTCTTACTGAAACACAATGGAGATGGAGTTTCTCTCGGTGCTGCTGATGTCATCATGCAGGAccctgttgttgtttgttgaaTGTTTGCGCTCAATCCtattgaatttaaaatataaaattgcaaGATTCATGGACACGTTAGCTGTttataacttttaaaatgtcatgACTGAGACAAGACTCTAATGCTGTCTGTACACACAGGTTTAGTTCTAGTGAGAATTATTtgtgtaaacatttattttcaaaatgacaaaaataaaagtttcaCCTGTAACATGTAGATACATCTCTGTAAAGTAGGAGTAGTATCTGACTGACCCTGCTCCGTTCCACacgccaaataaataaaatacttcatcaGCTTCTCTCACGTCGCTGATGTTCACACTGAGAACTTTAGCACTTCTGTCATCAGAAATGGAGAATCTGTCATTCTGAAATTTTGTGTTAGTATCAAGAATGGCTTTAATAAAATTGTCATCATCCACTGAGTTGACATATTTGTTGTTTCTCTCATACTCCCCTGGATATTTACAGGTGATGGTGATATTTTGCCCAAGACAAGCGTTCATTATTTTTGGCACCCCACAAGATGCATCTGTTAattatacaaacaaacaaacaaacaaataaattacagttCATAAGCTGCATAGATGTGTAATACCCTGCACAGTTTATAACAGTATCAGCTCTATAATACCATATTAATGCTTTGATTTTGCGTGagtgataaaatatttcatagtttgtaatataaattttttaaagtttttactCGCTATTATGAACTTTTAGGTTCACAGTGGAGTTGCTCTGATTCCCCAAACCAAATCTGTATGTTCCAGCATCCTGTGGCTTCAGCTTTCTGATCAATACTAAGAAGAAGTTTTCTGTGTTTGAATACAACATAAATCTTCCATCGTGAACTTGGCGGTGTTTGGTGTCAGCACGTATTATATCAGTGCAGTCTTTTCCTTTCACcttacaaatatatttactatTATGTGAGTACCACTTTATGTTAGAGAATATAATGACACTTCCTCCTGAGTAACCAATCACATCAGAGCAGTCTACTGGACCTGTCAATCAAAAGAAAATCTCACTTATGTCTGTAATATTCTCACAATCCAGGATAAACTACTTCACATGCAGTTACTAACGATGAatatctgacctgagatcaGGTAGAAGGTGAAGATGATGAGAATCTTCATCCTGGAATGAAATTcagcttcacttcacttctacTCCTTTACTTCTGTTGAAATTTGCTCTGTCTATCTCACTGAGGAAAGTTCTACTGATCCTCACCTCCACTTTGTGGTCCGATGTCTTTCGTCTATTTTAGTtctgtcatttcctgttttctcaCGATGCTATATTCGTTAGTGGTGCAGATCTGTGTGAAACCCACCAAAAGGTGTTTCTGACATACTGTTTGCCTTGTTAAATTGATCCTTTGTTCactctgtcattttatttattccttttttggTTGTGTTTTATCAGTTGCTTATGTacatataggaaaaaaaaaagaaacacaagtgGTGAAGACATGAAGGCAACTCAGGCCTTTACagttacaaatttttatttatgtaagttAATGTCCAGAGGTTTATAAGCACAGTGGCTGAACATTGCGTTGACATTGTGGTGACACTCTTATCTAAACACTTAGATCTGCCTttatctgttttctttctcatttaataaaaatgagacagaataCATATAATCAGCTCCAAAACTAATGCTTCCCTTGGTACAAtgagtgtatttttattgtacAACAGGAAATTGTTAAATACAACAAGAGTTTGTGAAGACTGGGAGCAATttatgaaagaaacaaaagaaatgacACTCCCAGTTAGTTGATTGAGTGATAAAATTAtcgtgtgtaatgtttattcattttaactgGGTATAAATATTCATCTTATCTTGTATTAGGAGACATTTTCTAAAGTggaatttttgtgttttttagtgTAGATCTTGCACACAGTTCAGACTCTTTCTCTATAACATCTAgttcagtcaatcaatcaataaaaatacaatacttGTTTTTACCACATACTATGTATGTATACTAGAGTAGTGTAAAAAGGCTGTGTACTTTTActtattgattcattcattgattcatgAATCAGGGGTTCCACTACATAGTACGCTACGTATAATAGAGAACagaaaatagtgcactacatagtgaataTGGTTTCAGACACAGCTACTCTCTCTGCTTCCCATCCCTAATAAATGAAAAGGTGGAAGTCAGTACCTGTGTTATTACCAACCTATTACAAAGCCAAGGCAGGATGCAGATGTAAGTGCAGACAGACTTTATTAGGCAGGAATGGAACCAAAAATTGCAAAAACTATAACAAAGTACTCAACCAAGGCAAGGCAAGATAAGCCAAGGCTAGGAAAGAAAGCTAGGAGAACTAAACATAAAGGCAAGCTACTCACAATACAAACAACATAACAGTACCAACATCACAATTAACACAATGCTCAGCAACAAGGGATTTATTAAGTCATTTCCTCTTTGGTCACGATGCTGCATTCATCAGCGATGCAGATCTGCATGAAATCCACCCAGAGTACTTACTGACATACTGTTCACTTCTTTAAAATTATGTAATGGTGGTGATAcctgtccttctcttttctGTTATTAACATTTCTTCCTGTCCAATAAGAGATAGATGAGAGTGTCTGAATCAAGGCAGGCTGTTCCTGTTTAGCAATGGATGTCCCTTCATTTCCTTAGATTTTATTGCAGTAAACTGgtagcatttattattatctcaTGAAACAATATATCCATTtgatttttgcaattttttttattacaacatGTTTGAATTAATTAGTGAGTTTGTTTTTActgatagagaaaaagaaatagaacttcatttacaaatatttaatttatcattCCTCATTTTTCTGGTCATGGTTGTGGTGGATCctgagcctatcctgggaacactgggaatacaccctggatgggactgtagttgcatgttctcccagtgcttTGGGGGTCAATAAGGGTTTTGagaaaatcaattttaaaaaaagttattgggaacataaacattttctgCAATTGTTTGAGTGGGaaaattaaattagtgtgaGTAAtggttattcatttattatgagTAATATAGTGCTTGTTCTGAGCTGTGGCTGTCATACAAATGGATCAAGCACACTGAcagtaatgttatatttatttatttatttttttgtttgtttgtttgtttttacaacaTCTACTTCAAACAAGTAACAGATTACAGATAAAGatattaatgttcacatcagccTGATATAAATAGATGATAAAGGTGACTGTATGTGCTCAAAAGCCTTTTAAGGAAGTTAAAATAAGGTTGCAGTATTTATGGGTTGCAACTGCAGCACTTCCTTCTGATGTCTGACGTTATCATACTGTGCTATTATTAAACAGATATACACTGTTGTCTACTCTTTTCAGTGTAAAGTAGATAATGCGTGCTCTAAAGTTAGCTAGTTGGCACTCActgtgcagtgagtgtgcaaTGAGTGGTTAAAGACAACAACAGAGTTTGTCTAGAGTGAGAGAAATTGAAAAAAGTTTGGGGTGTCAGTTAGGGTTTTTcagaaaatctatttaaaaaaaaaggtattggGAAAATAAATAGTTTCTGCAATTGTTTGAGTGGCaaaattaaattagtgtgagtaatgtttattcattttaattgtgAGTATTATTAATTTTGTCTTTGTACTGATATTT is a window from the Pangasianodon hypophthalmus isolate fPanHyp1 chromosome 16, fPanHyp1.pri, whole genome shotgun sequence genome containing:
- the LOC113545556 gene encoding polymeric immunoglobulin receptor isoform X2, which gives rise to MKILIIVILYIISGPVDCSDVIGYSGGSVIIISNIKWYDHNSKYICKVTGKDCTDIIRADTKRHQVHDGRFMLYANTKNFFLILIRKLKPQDAGTYRFGLGNQSNSTVNLKVHNNASCGVPKIMNAYLGQNITITCKYPGEYERNSKYVDSVDDDSKIKVILNSNTKFQNGRFSISDDRSAKVLSVNISDVREADEVFYLFGVWNGAGIEHNHSTSKSHLYDDISSTERNPFCSVFQFLCHHHQYHQCVCLCGSAADWRICTDLQTETQENTR
- the LOC113545556 gene encoding polymeric immunoglobulin receptor isoform X1, yielding MKILIIVILYIISGPVDCSDVIGYSGGSVIIISNIKWYDHNSKYICKVTGKDCTDIIRADTKRHQVHDGRFMLYANTKNFFLILIRKLKPQDAGTYRFGLGNQSNSTVNLKVHNNASCGVPKIMNAYLGQNITITCKYPGEYERNSKYVDSVDDDSKIKVILNSNTKFQNGRFSISDDRSAKVLSVNISDVREADEVFYLFGVWNGAGSVRYYSYFTEMYLHITGLSTTIQPVRATFMMTSAALKEIPSAVYFSSSVTIISIISVCVCVALLLIGGFALICKLRHKRTQGSASFSTVIHEERL